A genomic segment from Peribacillus sp. ACCC06369 encodes:
- a CDS encoding MerR family transcriptional regulator: MIFIVQPQKDSYIDRKVISIGVVRELTGLSDRQIRYYEERKLVFPERSKGGSRKYSFSDVKALVEIADKIEDGVQTNEIRQEKIKENRKIEQEKMRKKMLQGQLNAHFGTRN, translated from the coding sequence GTGATTTTCATCGTTCAGCCACAAAAAGATTCTTATATTGACAGAAAAGTAATTTCCATAGGAGTAGTAAGAGAATTAACCGGTCTATCAGATAGACAAATTCGGTATTACGAAGAAAGAAAACTCGTTTTCCCCGAAAGGTCTAAAGGAGGTAGCCGTAAATACTCCTTTTCCGATGTCAAGGCATTAGTGGAAATCGCAGATAAAATAGAGGATGGAGTACAAACCAATGAAATTAGACAGGAAAAAATAAAGGAAAATAGAAAAATCGAACAGGAAAAAATGCGAAAGAAAATGCTGCAAGGTCAATTAAATGCACACTTTGGCACACGTAATTGA
- the cobA gene encoding uroporphyrinogen-III C-methyltransferase, which produces MGKGKVYIVGAGPGDPDLITVKATKCIKQADVIMYDRLVNRELLLYGKAEAEFIYCGKAPGNHCVSQGDIHQMLISKSMEGKTVVRLKGGDPFIFGRGGEEAEELVKHGIQFEIVPGITSGIAAPAYAGIPVTHRDWGSTFAIVSGHCVTGKPDNIHWNHLANGVDTIAIYMGIKNLPYICNQLRSCGKDPQTAIAVIEQGTTGFQRTVIGTIDTIVELVKQEQVANPAMIVIGEVVKLSDKLSWFSEKKEDKEFA; this is translated from the coding sequence ATGGGAAAAGGTAAGGTCTATATTGTTGGAGCTGGACCCGGTGATCCGGACTTAATTACTGTCAAAGCAACCAAATGTATCAAACAAGCAGATGTTATCATGTATGATCGATTGGTAAATCGTGAATTGCTGTTATACGGGAAGGCCGAAGCTGAATTCATTTATTGTGGTAAAGCACCTGGAAACCATTGTGTCTCTCAAGGGGACATTCACCAAATGTTAATTAGTAAATCAATGGAAGGAAAAACGGTCGTTCGGCTAAAAGGGGGAGATCCTTTCATCTTTGGACGAGGCGGCGAGGAGGCAGAAGAGCTAGTAAAGCACGGAATTCAATTTGAAATAGTTCCTGGTATCACATCTGGAATTGCTGCTCCAGCTTATGCAGGAATTCCCGTGACACATAGGGATTGGGGGAGTACCTTCGCAATTGTCTCGGGACACTGCGTGACTGGTAAACCTGATAACATCCACTGGAATCATTTGGCTAATGGTGTTGACACCATTGCTATTTATATGGGTATTAAAAACCTTCCTTATATATGTAACCAATTACGATCCTGCGGAAAGGACCCTCAAACTGCTATAGCTGTCATTGAACAGGGAACGACAGGTTTTCAACGAACTGTTATAGGCACAATCGATACAATTGTGGAGCTTGTTAAACAAGAGCAGGTCGCTAATCCCGCAATGATTGTAATAGGAGAAGTGGTGAAGTTATCCGATAAATTATCATGGTTTTCAGAGAAGAAAGAAGATAAGGAGTTTGCATAG
- a CDS encoding molybdopterin oxidoreductase family protein: MTEILLKYFRMKQQEVQSEKRYDTQCPFCSMQCKMQLLEQTIVTRKKYMTIGKDNPTSEGRLCIKGMNAHQHALHNDRIKYPLLKKDGEFVRISWEEALNHIKENFAKIQTEDGINALSVYGSASISNEEAYLLGKFARVALKTKYIDYNGRLCMSAAASAASQTFGMDRGLTNSLSEVPFTKCIILAGTNIAECQPTIMPYFEKAKENGAYIIAVDPRETATTKLADLHLKVKPGMDAALANGLLKVIIEEGFTDETFIRERANGFDEVKEYVSSLELEEISEMTGVPSDQIRKAATMFGKEESGMIFTARGVEQQTDGSAAVRNFLNILITTGKIGKVNSGYGAITGQGNGQGAREHGQKADQLPGYRMIENEEHRLHIARIWGIDEADLPRKGVSAYEMIEKINEGEITGMFLMCSNPVVSNPNANFVKKALKKLKFLVAVDMFVSETARMADLILPTSSYLEDVGTMTNLEGRVTLREASFSKPGEVKHDWQIICDIAKALGKGEHFSFQSANEIFNELRVASRGGTADYYGITYERLRKEGGILWPCPTLDHNGTKRLFETSFAHPDGKADMVVVNNVPIVPKEQPCTEFPLYLTTGRIMSHYLTGVQTRKSSSLAARNFESYMEIHPETAKKYHIPDTTLVKIESRRGSIVVRSKWSETIRQDTIFVPFHWADSQNVNLLVSQELDPTCKMPGFKVSAVKVNPIVEIMSN, encoded by the coding sequence TTGACTGAAATATTATTAAAGTATTTCCGCATGAAGCAACAGGAGGTCCAATCAGAAAAAAGGTATGATACACAATGTCCATTTTGCAGCATGCAATGTAAGATGCAGCTTTTGGAACAAACAATAGTCACAAGAAAAAAGTATATGACGATCGGAAAAGATAATCCAACCTCAGAGGGGCGCTTATGCATTAAAGGTATGAATGCACACCAACATGCTTTGCATAACGATCGAATTAAATACCCATTATTAAAAAAAGATGGGGAATTTGTTCGCATTTCTTGGGAGGAAGCATTAAACCACATTAAGGAGAATTTCGCTAAGATTCAAACGGAGGATGGTATAAATGCATTATCTGTTTACGGGAGTGCCTCCATATCGAATGAAGAAGCATACTTGCTTGGAAAATTTGCAAGAGTAGCTTTAAAAACAAAGTATATAGATTATAATGGGCGTTTGTGCATGTCCGCAGCTGCTTCGGCAGCAAGCCAAACATTTGGTATGGATAGGGGCCTAACGAACAGCTTGTCAGAGGTTCCGTTCACAAAGTGTATTATTTTGGCAGGCACAAATATTGCGGAATGCCAGCCAACAATCATGCCGTACTTTGAGAAAGCAAAAGAAAACGGGGCGTATATAATTGCTGTGGATCCCCGAGAAACAGCAACAACGAAACTGGCTGACTTACATCTAAAAGTAAAACCAGGGATGGATGCCGCCTTGGCAAACGGATTATTGAAAGTAATTATCGAAGAGGGTTTTACTGATGAAACATTTATTCGGGAACGTGCAAATGGCTTTGATGAAGTTAAAGAGTATGTTTCATCTTTAGAGTTGGAAGAAATTTCAGAGATGACTGGGGTTCCAAGCGACCAAATCCGGAAAGCGGCTACAATGTTCGGGAAAGAAGAATCAGGTATGATTTTTACAGCAAGGGGTGTTGAGCAGCAAACGGATGGTTCTGCCGCCGTTCGGAATTTTCTTAATATTCTCATCACTACAGGTAAAATCGGAAAAGTGAATTCGGGCTATGGAGCAATTACTGGACAGGGAAATGGGCAGGGGGCAAGAGAGCATGGGCAAAAGGCAGACCAACTTCCGGGTTATCGTATGATCGAAAATGAGGAACACAGATTACATATTGCACGAATATGGGGAATCGATGAGGCTGATTTGCCACGTAAAGGTGTCTCAGCATATGAAATGATAGAGAAAATAAATGAAGGTGAAATAACCGGCATGTTTTTAATGTGTTCTAATCCAGTTGTTTCCAATCCCAATGCAAACTTTGTCAAAAAGGCTTTGAAGAAATTAAAGTTTCTTGTAGCAGTAGATATGTTTGTTTCAGAAACTGCTAGAATGGCTGATTTAATTTTACCTACTTCGTCTTATTTAGAGGATGTAGGAACGATGACAAATTTAGAGGGACGGGTAACATTGCGGGAAGCAAGTTTTTCAAAACCCGGTGAAGTCAAGCATGATTGGCAGATAATTTGTGATATAGCAAAAGCACTTGGAAAAGGGGAGCATTTTTCCTTTCAATCTGCAAATGAGATTTTCAATGAATTAAGAGTGGCAAGCCGCGGGGGAACTGCTGATTATTATGGGATAACCTATGAGCGTCTAAGAAAAGAAGGAGGCATTTTGTGGCCATGCCCAACCCTTGACCATAATGGGACAAAAAGGTTGTTCGAAACTTCTTTTGCCCATCCGGATGGAAAGGCAGATATGGTTGTGGTTAATAATGTGCCTATTGTTCCAAAAGAACAGCCATGTACGGAGTTTCCACTTTATTTAACAACAGGAAGAATCATGTCACATTATTTAACAGGAGTGCAAACGAGAAAAAGCTCATCATTAGCAGCAAGAAATTTTGAATCATATATGGAAATTCATCCTGAAACAGCCAAGAAATATCATATTCCAGATACTACGTTGGTAAAAATTGAATCAAGGCGGGGAAGTATCGTTGTAAGAAGTAAATGGTCAGAAACTATTCGTCAAGATACTATATTCGTTCCTTTTCATTGGGCAGACTCACAAAATGTCAATCTCCTCGTTTCACAGGAGTTAGACCCGACATGCAAAATGCCAGGTTTTAAAGTAAGTGCCGTAAAAGTAAATCCCATAGTTGAGATAATGTCCAATTAA
- the nirB gene encoding nitrite reductase large subunit NirB, whose amino-acid sequence MYKQKLVLIGNGMAGLRCVEAIIMNDPNAFEITIFGSEPHVNYNRILLSTVLQGNNSFEDIAINERNWYTKHNIQLFTGETVVKIDKETQKIKTDKRREVYYDKLIIATGSVPFILPVTGVDKEGVIAFRTIEDCQKMIENSRKYKKAVVIGGGLLGLEAARGLLNLGMEVNVVHIAEHLMERQLDSTASILLQKELENQGMHFLLQKETQEIIGNERVERVRFKDGTELEADLVVMAAGVRPNIQLAKESGIDINRAIIVNDYLETSVANIYAVGECAEHQGIVYGLVKPLYEQGEVLAKHICEMKCQGYQGSVLSTQLKVSGVELFSVGDFLGDETTKSITTFDELDGIYKKVVFQGRKIIGAVLYGDTKASTRLLDMILKRQEVSSEEKGALFQTPGTTEGLIASMANHDIICHCNAVSKGAIIDAVQNKGLTTVEQVKQCTKASGSCGGCKPAVTELLAYIQSNLSDEANVQKVMCPCTTLTEDEVVYQMQLQDLTSVQAVMDVLEWGNNEGCSICRPALSYYLGMIHPEYETRQKTLFINDQKNATVQSNNHYSVIPQMYGGMTNAKDLRKIANVADKYDISQVAITSEQRIHLMGVKKEDLPGVWADLDMPLSSKYGNTVQNVKTCIGEHVCQCDKQQSLSLAVDLEKRFEHLLTPYRIKMGISACMHNGAGSTTKDIGVMGVDRGWEIYVGGSSGRNVRAGELLCVAGTNEEAIEIIIGFIQYYRETANYLERTWQWIERVGLIHVREVLFDKELSQQLSQRLEMA is encoded by the coding sequence ATGTATAAACAAAAACTGGTCTTAATTGGGAACGGAATGGCGGGATTACGATGCGTTGAGGCGATCATAATGAATGATCCAAATGCTTTCGAGATTACTATTTTCGGAAGTGAACCACACGTTAACTATAATCGAATCTTATTGTCGACTGTGCTTCAAGGAAACAATTCGTTTGAAGATATCGCGATAAATGAACGAAACTGGTATACGAAGCATAATATCCAATTGTTCACGGGTGAAACGGTCGTGAAAATCGATAAAGAAACTCAAAAGATAAAAACAGACAAAAGAAGGGAAGTTTACTACGATAAGCTCATAATTGCTACAGGTTCTGTCCCATTTATTCTTCCTGTTACCGGTGTTGATAAAGAAGGGGTTATTGCATTTCGGACGATTGAAGATTGCCAAAAGATGATTGAAAATTCACGGAAGTATAAAAAGGCAGTCGTCATTGGAGGCGGTTTATTAGGTTTAGAAGCAGCGAGAGGGCTGTTAAACCTTGGCATGGAAGTGAATGTTGTTCATATTGCTGAACACTTAATGGAAAGGCAGCTTGATTCAACGGCATCCATTTTGCTGCAAAAAGAGTTGGAAAACCAGGGAATGCACTTTCTTTTACAAAAGGAAACACAGGAGATAATCGGTAACGAGCGTGTAGAACGTGTCCGTTTTAAGGATGGAACGGAGCTGGAAGCCGATTTAGTCGTTATGGCTGCGGGAGTCAGACCGAATATTCAGTTGGCCAAAGAAAGCGGAATTGATATAAATCGTGCCATTATTGTAAACGACTATTTAGAAACTAGCGTCGCTAATATTTATGCGGTTGGTGAATGTGCTGAACATCAAGGCATTGTCTATGGACTGGTGAAACCTCTATATGAACAGGGGGAAGTGCTGGCAAAGCACATTTGTGAGATGAAATGCCAGGGATACCAAGGTTCTGTTCTTTCGACCCAGTTGAAAGTATCAGGTGTTGAGTTATTCTCTGTTGGAGATTTCCTAGGTGATGAAACAACGAAATCAATCACAACCTTTGATGAATTAGATGGTATTTATAAAAAGGTGGTCTTTCAAGGAAGAAAAATCATCGGTGCTGTGCTGTATGGAGATACAAAGGCCAGCACACGATTACTTGATATGATTTTAAAGAGACAAGAAGTATCATCGGAGGAAAAGGGTGCATTGTTCCAAACACCTGGTACGACTGAGGGACTAATCGCTTCAATGGCAAATCATGATATCATTTGCCATTGTAACGCTGTTTCAAAAGGGGCAATTATTGATGCCGTTCAAAATAAAGGATTAACAACAGTGGAACAAGTAAAACAATGTACAAAGGCTTCCGGTTCTTGCGGTGGGTGTAAGCCGGCAGTGACCGAGCTTTTGGCATATATTCAAAGTAATCTTTCTGATGAGGCTAATGTACAAAAGGTAATGTGCCCATGTACGACATTAACGGAAGATGAAGTCGTGTATCAAATGCAGCTCCAAGACTTAACATCTGTTCAAGCTGTGATGGATGTTCTGGAATGGGGAAATAACGAAGGTTGTTCAATATGCAGGCCAGCCCTGAGCTATTATTTAGGAATGATTCATCCAGAGTATGAGACCAGACAGAAAACTCTTTTCATAAACGACCAAAAGAATGCAACAGTTCAAAGCAATAACCATTACTCTGTTATCCCACAAATGTACGGCGGTATGACGAATGCGAAAGACTTGCGAAAAATTGCAAATGTTGCTGATAAATATGATATATCGCAGGTGGCAATAACAAGTGAACAAAGGATTCATTTAATGGGTGTGAAAAAAGAAGATCTCCCAGGTGTTTGGGCTGATTTAGACATGCCATTAAGTTCGAAATATGGCAATACCGTTCAAAACGTCAAAACATGTATCGGGGAACATGTTTGCCAATGTGACAAACAGCAATCCCTTTCACTTGCTGTAGACCTGGAAAAAAGATTTGAGCATCTTTTAACACCTTACCGCATTAAGATGGGCATATCTGCTTGTATGCACAATGGTGCAGGATCAACAACGAAAGATATAGGTGTTATGGGTGTTGACAGGGGCTGGGAAATCTATGTAGGGGGAAGCAGCGGGCGTAATGTGCGTGCCGGCGAACTATTATGTGTAGCCGGGACAAATGAAGAAGCAATTGAAATCATCATCGGCTTTATTCAATATTATCGTGAAACGGCTAATTACTTAGAAAGGACTTGGCAATGGATTGAACGAGTGGGTTTAATTCATGTAAGGGAAGTATTGTTTGATAAGGAACTTAGTCAGCAACTATCTCAACGATTGGAAATGGCGTAG
- a CDS encoding nitrate/nitrite transporter, with the protein MKITELKKSGHAPSLLASFLYFDISFMIWVLLGALGVYITKDFGLSPAEKGLIVAIPILGGSFFRLVLGFLTDRIGPRKTSIGGMLVTMIPLFWGWLFGESLAELYLIGILLGVAGASFAAALPMASRWYPPHLQGLAMGIAGAGNSGTLFATLFGPRIAESIGWHNVMGLALIPLTIVFVIYILIAKDAPSQPPAKPLKEYFTVFKIADTWYFCILYSVTFGGFVGFTSFLSIFFVDEYGLTRIRAGEFVTLCVIAGSFFRPVGGFIADKIGGVKLLMFLFIGLTLCMFGISFLYSFSTVTILLFIGMLFLGMGNGAVFQLVPQRFSKEIGFITGIVGAAGGVGGFLVPNILGTLKQITGTYATGFLVFSVIGIVALLILVLAQLSWRKTWVLGKNSVKI; encoded by the coding sequence ATGAAAATAACTGAATTGAAAAAAAGCGGTCATGCACCGTCATTATTAGCTTCATTCCTTTATTTTGATATTAGTTTTATGATTTGGGTATTATTGGGTGCGCTCGGTGTCTATATTACAAAGGATTTCGGTCTTTCGCCAGCTGAAAAAGGTTTGATTGTAGCTATTCCGATTTTGGGAGGCTCGTTTTTCCGGCTCGTTCTTGGTTTTTTGACTGATCGCATCGGTCCACGGAAAACCTCGATCGGCGGGATGCTTGTTACGATGATTCCACTTTTTTGGGGATGGTTATTCGGAGAAAGTTTAGCGGAGCTCTATTTAATTGGGATTTTGCTAGGAGTGGCTGGTGCAAGCTTTGCTGCAGCACTTCCAATGGCTAGTCGCTGGTATCCCCCTCATTTGCAGGGTCTTGCGATGGGCATTGCGGGAGCCGGTAACAGCGGAACTCTGTTTGCGACCCTGTTTGGACCGCGTATCGCAGAGTCAATTGGCTGGCATAATGTTATGGGGTTAGCTTTGATTCCATTAACCATCGTGTTTGTCATTTATATTTTAATCGCAAAAGACGCACCATCTCAACCGCCTGCAAAACCGCTCAAGGAATATTTCACAGTATTTAAAATAGCAGATACATGGTATTTCTGTATTCTCTACAGTGTGACTTTTGGGGGATTTGTTGGGTTCACTAGCTTTTTAAGCATCTTTTTTGTTGATGAATATGGGTTAACACGAATAAGGGCAGGGGAATTTGTTACATTATGTGTCATCGCCGGAAGTTTCTTTCGTCCCGTCGGAGGCTTTATTGCCGATAAAATAGGTGGAGTTAAACTGCTAATGTTTTTATTTATTGGACTAACATTATGTATGTTCGGTATTAGTTTTCTTTATTCTTTTTCTACCGTTACGATTTTACTGTTTATCGGAATGTTATTTCTCGGTATGGGTAACGGGGCTGTCTTTCAGTTAGTTCCACAGCGATTTTCTAAAGAAATTGGTTTCATTACAGGAATTGTAGGAGCTGCCGGAGGCGTTGGCGGATTCTTGGTTCCAAACATACTAGGAACGTTGAAACAGATAACTGGGACATACGCTACAGGATTTTTAGTATTTTCCGTAATTGGAATCGTGGCGTTACTAATCCTGGTTCTAGCTCAGCTTTCATGGAGAAAAACGTGGGTACTCGGAAAGAATTCAGTTAAGATTTAG